From one Streptomyces sp. ICC1 genomic stretch:
- a CDS encoding sulfatase-like hydrolase/transferase, whose product MPSRRHFIAGSAAAAGLAALPQLARPQGAAAAEPPAPAPNLVVVLADDLGYGDLGAYGQKLISTPRIDRLAAEGLRFTDAYSAAAVCAPSRAALLTGLHTGHAAVRANPSSGGQGSLGAGDTTFAEVLRARGYRTGLFGKWGFGPEAGDQPSHPGARGFEEFYGYIDHSHAHQYHPAYLWHNDAKETVPAGTFAPDAIAARALDFIDARAAGADPFLLFLAPNLPHAPSEVPDIGAYASQSWTQANKAHAAQISLLDAQVGAVVDRLEALGIAERTVVLIASDNGPHEEGGVNPDLFDANGPLRGYKRNLYEGGVRVPLIAWSPGRIAPGTTSARPTPLYDLLPTLAELAGGAPAPSDIDGLSAAPVLNGAPALAPVHGHLYWYRDEQGVTSRANTQDGGRAKQVAEAVRKDQWKAVRFAPARDRTVPDAQWRFELYNLTTDLAEKYDVAAANPSVVTSLTALLRSSWADTYTRRPWGLTAVADASAATLTTTVSNGTSRPWPDVRVTLPVPAGWTAAPVGATTAPSLAPGAALTTTWRVTAPGTAPALLVPQAATSSGLHFTAPTRHAPLPAPPAKDSYLSDLTWVSAANGWGPVELDRSNGKQPAGDGTPIAFGGVTYAKGLGVHAPSEIVYHLGGRGNRFTALVGIDDFSKKQSAAGATRATVRGDGRVLATTGVLTGASGPTALDVDVRGVKLLHLVVADANANSAFDHTSWAQARVTVL is encoded by the coding sequence ATGCCCAGCCGCCGCCACTTCATCGCGGGATCCGCCGCCGCCGCGGGCCTCGCGGCCCTCCCGCAGCTGGCGCGGCCCCAGGGGGCGGCCGCCGCCGAGCCGCCGGCGCCGGCCCCGAACCTCGTGGTGGTCCTGGCCGACGACCTCGGGTACGGGGACCTGGGCGCGTACGGCCAGAAGCTGATCTCCACCCCGCGCATCGACCGGCTCGCCGCCGAGGGGCTCCGCTTCACCGACGCCTACTCCGCAGCCGCCGTCTGCGCGCCCTCCCGGGCGGCACTGCTCACCGGCCTGCACACCGGCCACGCCGCCGTCCGCGCCAACCCCTCCAGCGGCGGCCAGGGCAGCCTCGGCGCCGGCGACACCACCTTCGCGGAGGTGCTGCGGGCGCGCGGCTACCGTACGGGCCTGTTCGGCAAGTGGGGCTTCGGACCGGAGGCCGGGGACCAGCCGAGCCACCCGGGCGCGCGGGGCTTCGAGGAGTTCTACGGGTACATCGACCACAGCCACGCCCACCAGTACCACCCTGCCTACCTCTGGCACAACGACGCCAAGGAGACCGTCCCGGCGGGCACCTTCGCCCCCGACGCGATCGCCGCGCGCGCCCTCGACTTCATCGACGCCCGCGCCGCCGGGGCCGACCCCTTCCTGCTCTTCCTCGCCCCCAACCTGCCGCACGCCCCGAGCGAGGTCCCCGACATCGGCGCGTACGCCTCGCAGTCGTGGACCCAGGCGAACAAGGCGCACGCGGCGCAGATCAGCCTCCTCGACGCGCAGGTCGGCGCGGTCGTGGACCGGCTGGAGGCGCTGGGGATCGCGGAGCGCACCGTGGTCCTGATCGCCTCCGACAACGGCCCGCACGAGGAGGGCGGCGTGAACCCCGACCTCTTCGACGCCAACGGCCCGCTGCGCGGCTACAAGAGGAACCTCTACGAGGGCGGCGTACGCGTCCCGCTGATCGCCTGGTCCCCGGGCCGCATCGCGCCCGGCACCACCAGCGCCCGCCCCACCCCGCTGTACGACCTCCTGCCCACCCTCGCCGAACTGGCGGGCGGCGCCCCGGCCCCCTCGGACATCGACGGGCTCTCGGCGGCCCCGGTGCTGAACGGCGCACCCGCCCTCGCCCCGGTCCACGGCCACCTGTACTGGTACCGCGACGAGCAGGGCGTCACCAGCCGGGCCAACACCCAGGACGGCGGCCGGGCGAAGCAGGTGGCGGAGGCCGTCCGCAAGGACCAGTGGAAGGCCGTACGGTTCGCCCCGGCGCGCGACCGGACCGTACCGGACGCGCAGTGGCGGTTCGAGCTCTACAACCTGACCACGGACCTCGCCGAGAAGTACGACGTGGCGGCGGCGAACCCCTCCGTGGTCACCTCCCTGACGGCCCTGCTCCGCTCCTCCTGGGCCGATACGTACACCCGCCGCCCGTGGGGCCTCACGGCGGTCGCCGACGCTTCGGCCGCCACCCTCACCACGACCGTCTCGAACGGCACCAGCCGCCCCTGGCCGGACGTGCGCGTCACCCTCCCCGTCCCCGCGGGCTGGACCGCCGCCCCGGTGGGCGCGACCACCGCGCCCTCCCTGGCCCCGGGCGCGGCCCTGACCACGACCTGGCGGGTGACCGCGCCCGGGACCGCGCCCGCGCTGCTCGTCCCACAGGCCGCCACCTCGTCCGGCCTGCACTTCACGGCGCCCACCCGCCACGCCCCGCTGCCGGCCCCGCCCGCCAAGGACAGCTACCTCAGCGACCTGACGTGGGTCTCGGCCGCCAACGGCTGGGGCCCGGTCGAGCTCGACCGCTCCAACGGCAAGCAGCCGGCGGGCGACGGCACCCCGATCGCCTTCGGCGGGGTCACGTACGCGAAGGGGCTCGGCGTGCACGCCCCGTCGGAGATCGTCTACCACCTGGGCGGACGCGGGAACCGCTTCACGGCCCTGGTCGGCATCGACGACTTCTCGAAGAAGCAGTCCGCGGCCGGAGCCACCCGCGCGACCGTCCGCGGCGACGGGCGCGTGCTGGCGACCACCGGGGTGCTGACCGGCGCCTCGGGGCCGACCGCGCTCGACGTGGACGTACGGGGGGTCAAGCTGCTCCACCTCGTCGTGGCGGATGCCAATGCGAACTCGGCCTTCGATCACACCTCGTGGGCGCAGGCTCGGGTGACGGTGCTCTGA
- a CDS encoding alpha/beta hydrolase → MAIAHRRIGTGPVRIIVLHDWFGTSTNWGSVLEYLDPREFSYAFLDYRGYGDRRDVPGRHNLAEIADDVLALADELGWDTFSLLGHSMGGKAMQQVLVRAPERVEKLVGINPVPAAPYEMDDATRALFYGAAENAGNRRAILDVVTGHRASPRWLDLMVEHSLAVSRPEAFAAYLASWQPLDLSAAVKGSTVPVLVLVGEYDLALTVDVMRATWQVWYPDCRIHPLPGAGHYPPHESPVAFATEVEAFLRG, encoded by the coding sequence ATGGCCATCGCCCACCGCAGGATCGGCACCGGCCCCGTCCGCATCATCGTGCTGCACGACTGGTTCGGCACGTCCACCAACTGGGGCTCCGTGCTGGAGTACCTGGACCCGCGGGAGTTCTCGTACGCCTTCCTCGACTACCGGGGCTACGGCGACCGCCGGGACGTCCCCGGCCGCCACAACCTCGCCGAGATCGCCGACGACGTCCTCGCGCTCGCCGACGAGCTCGGCTGGGACACCTTCTCCCTCCTCGGGCACTCCATGGGCGGCAAGGCCATGCAGCAGGTCCTCGTCCGCGCCCCCGAGCGCGTGGAGAAGCTGGTCGGGATCAACCCCGTCCCCGCGGCCCCCTACGAGATGGACGACGCGACCCGCGCGCTGTTCTACGGGGCCGCCGAGAACGCCGGGAACCGCCGCGCCATCCTCGACGTCGTCACCGGCCACCGCGCGAGCCCGCGCTGGCTGGACCTGATGGTCGAGCACTCGCTGGCCGTGTCCCGCCCCGAGGCCTTCGCCGCGTACCTCGCGAGCTGGCAGCCGCTGGACCTGTCCGCCGCCGTGAAGGGCAGCACCGTCCCGGTCCTGGTCCTCGTCGGCGAGTACGACCTCGCGCTCACCGTCGACGTCATGCGGGCCACCTGGCAGGTCTGGTACCCCGACTGCCGCATCCACCCGCTGCCCGGCGCCGGCCACTACCCGCCGCACGAGAGCCCGGTGGCCTTCGCGACCGAGGTCGAGGCCTTCCTGCGCGGCTAG
- a CDS encoding phospholipase C, phosphocholine-specific, whose product MAELNRRRFLQIAGGTAAITMLNESIARAAAIPAQGATGTIQDIEHIVVLMQENRSFDQYFGSMKGVRGFGDPRPVLQDNGKSVFHQSNGTKDILPFNPQVNDLGMQFVEGLNHDWAGGHAAYNNGKYDKWVPAKTATTMSYMKRNDIPFHYALADAFTVCDAYHCSFIGATDPNRYYMWSGHTGNDGTGGGPVLGNQEAGYGWKTYPERLEAAGVSWKVYQDIGDGLNAAGHWGWIGDAFRGNYGDNSLLYFNSYRNAQPGSALYEKARTGTNAKAGEGYFDKLRADVVGGTLPQVSWIAAPEAFSEHPNWPTNFGAWYISQVLDALTANPDVWAKTAFLITYDENDGFFDHVVPPYPPTSAAWGLSTADVTKDLYAGGGGYAAGPYGLGPRVPMIVVSPWSKGGYVCSETFDHTSVIRFMEKRFGVQEPNISPWRRAVCGDLTSAFDFSRADASPAALPSTAAYVPADHNTHPSYHPVPPATGALPKQEAGAKPTRALGYQPYADGKATVSTGKFTLTFSSGPSLGAHFHSTSGNRTDGPWPYTVEAGKTLSDTWSTSGSTGNQVNLTVWGPNGFLRTWKGPAKKAGPEVTARHDAATGNLKLTLANSGTAAVNLTVTNAYGGAAQVLRVAAGGTVAHTVNLSGTARWYDVTVVSDADATFLRRFAGHVETGATGVSDPAIKTV is encoded by the coding sequence ATGGCAGAGCTCAACCGCCGCAGGTTCCTGCAGATCGCCGGCGGTACCGCCGCGATCACGATGCTGAACGAGAGCATCGCGCGCGCCGCCGCGATACCGGCGCAGGGCGCCACCGGAACCATCCAGGACATCGAGCACATCGTCGTCCTCATGCAGGAGAACCGGTCCTTCGACCAGTACTTCGGCTCGATGAAGGGCGTACGGGGCTTCGGTGACCCGCGTCCGGTCCTGCAGGACAACGGCAAGTCCGTCTTCCACCAGTCCAACGGGACGAAGGACATCCTCCCCTTCAACCCCCAGGTCAACGACCTCGGCATGCAGTTCGTCGAGGGCCTGAACCACGACTGGGCCGGCGGCCACGCGGCGTACAACAACGGCAAGTACGACAAGTGGGTGCCGGCCAAGACGGCGACGACCATGTCGTACATGAAGCGGAACGACATCCCGTTCCACTACGCGCTCGCCGACGCCTTCACCGTGTGCGACGCCTACCACTGCTCCTTCATCGGCGCCACGGACCCCAACCGCTACTACATGTGGTCGGGACACACGGGCAACGACGGCACCGGCGGCGGCCCGGTCCTCGGCAACCAGGAGGCCGGCTACGGCTGGAAGACCTACCCCGAGCGCCTGGAGGCGGCCGGGGTGTCCTGGAAGGTCTACCAGGACATCGGCGACGGCCTGAACGCGGCCGGCCACTGGGGCTGGATCGGCGACGCCTTCCGCGGCAACTACGGCGACAACTCGCTGCTGTACTTCAACTCCTACCGCAACGCCCAGCCGGGCAGCGCCCTGTACGAGAAGGCCCGTACGGGCACCAACGCCAAGGCGGGCGAAGGCTACTTCGACAAGCTGCGCGCGGACGTGGTGGGCGGCACGCTGCCGCAGGTCTCGTGGATCGCGGCGCCCGAGGCGTTCAGCGAGCACCCGAACTGGCCCACGAACTTCGGCGCCTGGTACATCTCGCAGGTGCTCGACGCGCTGACGGCCAACCCCGACGTGTGGGCGAAGACGGCCTTCCTCATCACCTACGACGAGAACGACGGCTTCTTCGACCACGTCGTGCCGCCGTACCCGCCCACCTCCGCGGCGTGGGGCCTGTCCACCGCCGACGTCACGAAGGACCTGTACGCCGGGGGCGGCGGCTACGCGGCCGGCCCCTACGGGCTGGGCCCGCGCGTCCCGATGATCGTGGTCTCCCCGTGGAGCAAGGGCGGCTACGTCTGCTCCGAGACCTTCGACCACACCTCGGTGATCCGCTTCATGGAGAAGCGGTTCGGCGTGCAGGAGCCCAACATCTCGCCGTGGCGGCGCGCGGTCTGCGGCGACCTGACCTCGGCCTTCGACTTCAGCCGGGCGGACGCGTCCCCGGCGGCCCTGCCCTCGACGGCCGCGTACGTCCCGGCGGACCACAACACCCACCCGTCCTACCACCCGGTCCCGCCGGCGACCGGCGCCCTGCCCAAGCAGGAGGCGGGCGCGAAGCCGACGCGCGCGCTCGGCTACCAGCCGTACGCGGACGGCAAGGCCACCGTCTCCACCGGCAAGTTCACCCTGACCTTCTCCTCCGGACCCTCCCTCGGCGCCCATTTCCACAGCACCTCGGGCAACCGCACGGACGGCCCGTGGCCCTACACGGTCGAGGCGGGCAAGACCCTGTCGGACACCTGGAGCACGAGCGGCTCCACCGGGAACCAGGTCAACCTCACGGTCTGGGGCCCGAACGGCTTCCTGCGCACGTGGAAGGGCCCGGCGAAGAAGGCCGGCCCCGAGGTCACGGCCCGCCACGACGCGGCCACCGGCAACCTCAAGCTGACGCTGGCCAACTCCGGTACGGCGGCGGTCAACCTCACGGTGACCAACGCCTACGGAGGCGCGGCCCAGGTCCTGCGCGTCGCGGCGGGCGGCACGGTCGCGCACACGGTGAACCTGTCCGGCACGGCCCGCTGGTACGACGTCACGGTCGTCTCCGACGCGGACGCCACCTTCCTGCGCCGCTTCGCCGGCCACGTGGAAACGGGCGCGACGGGCGTCTCGGACCCGGCGATCAAGACCGTCTGA
- the msrB gene encoding peptide-methionine (R)-S-oxide reductase MsrB produces MSYEVEKTDEQWQAELTPSEYQVLRLAGTEPAFRGEYTDTKTEGVYSCRGCGSELFRSTEKFESHCGWPSFYDPKDSDAVELKADVAHGMVRTEVLCAKCGSHLGHVFEGEGYPTPTDQRYCINSISLRLVPDEG; encoded by the coding sequence ATGTCGTACGAGGTAGAGAAGACGGACGAGCAGTGGCAGGCGGAGCTGACCCCGTCCGAGTACCAGGTGCTGCGCCTCGCCGGCACCGAGCCCGCCTTCCGCGGTGAGTACACGGACACCAAGACCGAGGGCGTCTACTCCTGCCGCGGCTGCGGCTCCGAGCTGTTCCGCTCCACGGAGAAGTTCGAGTCGCACTGCGGCTGGCCCTCCTTCTACGACCCGAAGGACTCCGACGCGGTCGAGCTGAAGGCGGACGTCGCGCACGGCATGGTCCGCACCGAGGTGCTCTGCGCGAAGTGCGGCTCGCACCTGGGCCACGTCTTCGAGGGCGAGGGCTACCCGACGCCCACGGACCAGCGCTACTGCATCAACAGCATCTCCCTGCGCCTGGTTCCGGACGAGGGCTGA
- the murC gene encoding UDP-N-acetylmuramate--L-alanine ligase encodes MKPGLPTAMERPHFIGIGGAGMSGIAKILAQRGAQVAGSDARDSETAQALRAHGATVHIGHAAGHLAPDATCVVVSSAIRADNPELARAAELGIPVVHRSDALAGLMDGLRPIAVAGTHGKTTTTSMLAVSLSALGLDPSYAIGGDLDAPGSNAHHGEGDIFVAEADESDRSFHTYTPQVAIILNAELDHHANYASMEEIYESFETFVGKIPEGGTLVIAHGQAGAAEIAGRVRGNDGLKVVTYGEEPEADVRITKITPRGLTSEVTVVIDGRMLTFTVSVPGRHYAHNAVAALAAGVALGIPAHNLASALGKYTGVKRRLQLKGEAAGVQVIDSYAHHPTEMTADLEAIRGAAGDARILVVFQPHLFSRTQELGREMGRALGLADASVVLDIYPAREDPIPGVTSEIIIDAARAAGADVTPEHDKGAVADVVAGMAKPGDLVLTMGAGDVTDLGPQILARLSS; translated from the coding sequence ATGAAGCCCGGCCTGCCGACCGCCATGGAACGGCCCCACTTCATCGGCATCGGCGGCGCCGGCATGTCCGGCATCGCGAAGATCCTGGCCCAGCGCGGCGCGCAGGTGGCCGGCAGCGACGCCCGTGACTCCGAGACCGCCCAGGCGCTGCGCGCCCACGGCGCCACGGTCCACATCGGGCACGCCGCCGGCCACCTCGCCCCCGACGCCACCTGCGTGGTCGTCTCCAGCGCCATCCGCGCCGACAACCCCGAGCTGGCCCGCGCCGCCGAGCTCGGCATCCCGGTCGTGCACCGCTCCGACGCCCTGGCCGGGCTGATGGACGGCCTGCGCCCGATCGCCGTCGCCGGCACCCACGGCAAGACCACCACCACCTCGATGCTGGCCGTCTCCCTCTCGGCGCTGGGCCTGGACCCCTCGTACGCCATCGGCGGCGACCTCGACGCCCCCGGCTCCAACGCCCACCACGGCGAGGGCGACATCTTCGTCGCCGAGGCGGACGAGAGCGACCGCAGCTTCCACACGTACACGCCGCAGGTCGCGATCATCCTCAACGCCGAGCTCGACCACCACGCGAACTACGCGTCGATGGAAGAGATCTACGAGTCCTTCGAGACCTTCGTCGGCAAGATCCCCGAGGGCGGCACCCTGGTCATCGCCCACGGCCAGGCCGGCGCCGCCGAGATCGCCGGCCGGGTCCGCGGCAACGACGGGCTGAAGGTGGTCACGTACGGCGAGGAGCCCGAGGCCGACGTCCGGATCACGAAGATCACCCCGCGCGGGCTGACCAGCGAGGTCACGGTCGTCATCGACGGCCGGATGCTCACCTTCACGGTCTCGGTGCCCGGCCGCCACTACGCGCACAACGCCGTCGCGGCCCTCGCCGCCGGTGTCGCGCTCGGCATCCCCGCGCACAACCTGGCCTCCGCCCTCGGCAAGTACACCGGGGTCAAGCGCCGCCTCCAGCTCAAGGGCGAGGCCGCCGGAGTCCAGGTCATCGACTCCTACGCGCACCACCCGACCGAGATGACCGCCGACCTGGAGGCCATCCGCGGCGCCGCCGGGGACGCCCGCATCCTGGTCGTCTTCCAGCCGCACCTCTTCTCCCGCACCCAGGAGCTCGGCCGGGAGATGGGCCGGGCGCTCGGGCTGGCCGACGCCTCCGTGGTCCTCGACATCTACCCCGCCCGCGAGGACCCGATCCCCGGGGTCACCAGCGAGATCATCATCGACGCCGCCCGGGCGGCGGGCGCCGACGTCACCCCCGAGCACGACAAGGGCGCCGTCGCCGACGTCGTCGCGGGAATGGCCAAGCCCGGCGATCTCGTTCTCACCATGGGCGCGGGCGACGTCACGGACCTGGGGCCCCAGATCCTCGCCCGCCTGTCCAGCTGA
- a CDS encoding indole-3-glycerol phosphate synthase, whose product MFTSVLMIEQPLTPVDVDFVTTLHGDESVSFVVLMQPRGDRDRLLRAIDDVALGELPEAIREGDEPEGEAARGPAELALEHSLASLRAKGAKAVGQIIEDHPLDHLRAVVEETAADEVIVLTAPHYVEEFFHRDWASRARHKVGVPVLKLFAHKE is encoded by the coding sequence GTGTTCACGAGCGTATTGATGATCGAGCAGCCGCTGACCCCCGTCGACGTGGACTTCGTCACCACCCTCCACGGCGACGAGTCGGTCTCCTTCGTCGTCCTCATGCAACCCCGCGGCGACCGGGACCGGCTGCTGCGCGCCATCGACGACGTAGCGCTCGGTGAGCTTCCCGAGGCCATCCGAGAGGGCGACGAACCGGAGGGCGAGGCCGCCCGGGGCCCCGCCGAACTGGCGCTCGAGCACTCCCTGGCCTCCCTGCGCGCCAAGGGCGCCAAGGCCGTCGGGCAGATCATCGAGGACCACCCGCTGGACCACCTCAGGGCGGTGGTGGAGGAGACCGCCGCCGACGAGGTGATCGTGCTGACCGCCCCGCACTACGTCGAGGAGTTCTTCCACCGGGACTGGGCTTCCCGGGCGCGCCACAAGGTCGGCGTTCCGGTGCTCAAGCTCTTCGCCCACAAGGAATAG
- a CDS encoding pyrimidine reductase family protein: MRRLFPVTDQTSADETDREWSLDELAEAYAYPSLGPDRHWLRANMVSTLDGAAQHDGRSQPISGETDMRIFGTLRALADVVVVGAETVRQEGYRPARARDAFAARRSAAGQGPAAAIAVVTASMDLDFSLPLFTSPLVPTLVLTGAAAPADRVARAQEAGAEVVVAGEGAGVDPARAVRVLADRGLRRQLTEGGPRLLGQFVAAGVLDELCLTISPMLTAGDAQRISAGPSVTVPHRLAPACLLEEAGFLFTRYRRI, encoded by the coding sequence ATGCGACGCCTGTTCCCTGTGACCGATCAGACATCAGCAGACGAGACCGACCGGGAGTGGTCGCTGGACGAGCTCGCCGAGGCGTACGCGTACCCCTCCCTCGGTCCGGACCGCCACTGGCTGCGGGCCAACATGGTGTCCACCCTGGACGGCGCGGCCCAGCACGACGGTCGTTCGCAGCCCATCTCCGGCGAGACCGACATGCGGATCTTCGGCACCCTGCGGGCGCTGGCCGATGTGGTGGTCGTCGGTGCGGAAACGGTTCGCCAGGAGGGCTACCGCCCCGCACGGGCCCGGGACGCCTTCGCGGCCCGCCGCAGCGCCGCCGGCCAGGGCCCCGCCGCCGCCATCGCGGTGGTCACGGCGAGCATGGACCTGGACTTCTCGCTGCCGCTGTTCACCTCCCCGCTCGTGCCCACGCTGGTGCTCACCGGGGCCGCCGCACCGGCGGACCGGGTGGCCCGGGCCCAGGAGGCCGGGGCCGAGGTCGTGGTGGCCGGCGAAGGGGCCGGCGTGGACCCGGCCCGCGCCGTACGGGTGCTCGCGGACCGGGGGCTGCGCCGCCAGCTCACCGAGGGCGGACCCCGGCTGCTGGGCCAGTTCGTGGCCGCCGGCGTGCTGGACGAGCTGTGTCTGACGATCTCGCCGATGCTCACGGCGGGTGACGCCCAGCGGATCTCCGCAGGGCCTTCCGTCACGGTTCCGCACCGGCTGGCGCCGGCCTGTCTGCTGGAAGAGGCCGGGTTTCTCTTCACGCGTTACCGTCGGATCTGA
- the zapE gene encoding cell division protein ZapE, with translation MSTSLSPSASASGQPPIVDVGPQALCARAPRVPAERLVAEMVPPPRFDSVRFDTYDPDPAQPSQSEAVTVLVGFAAGLGGAHATGAGKRRWFSRAPKAAAAAGPRGVYLDGGYGVGKTHLLASLWHATPAEPALKAFGTFVELTNLVGALGFQQTVQTLGGHRLLCIDEFELDDPGDTVLVSSLLSRLVEQGVALAATSNTLPGKLGEGRFASADFLREIQGLSAHFRPLRIDGQDYRHRGLPEAPAPFSDEQVAKAAYATPGASLDDFPGLLEHLARVHPSRYGALTDGIAAVCLTDVGPVPDQSTALRLVVLADRLYDREIPVLASGVPFDKLFSEEMLNGGYRKKYFRAISRLTALARDAKPLVSQ, from the coding sequence GTGTCAACATCACTCTCGCCCTCAGCGTCAGCCTCCGGGCAGCCCCCGATAGTCGACGTGGGCCCGCAGGCCCTCTGTGCCCGCGCGCCGCGGGTGCCGGCCGAACGGCTCGTGGCCGAGATGGTGCCGCCCCCGCGCTTCGACTCGGTGCGCTTCGACACCTACGACCCGGACCCGGCCCAGCCGAGCCAGTCCGAGGCCGTCACCGTCCTGGTCGGCTTCGCCGCGGGCCTCGGCGGCGCCCACGCCACCGGCGCCGGCAAGCGCCGCTGGTTCTCCAGGGCACCGAAGGCCGCGGCCGCCGCCGGTCCGCGCGGGGTCTACCTCGACGGCGGGTACGGCGTCGGCAAGACCCACCTGCTGGCCTCCCTCTGGCACGCCACCCCGGCCGAGCCCGCGCTCAAGGCCTTCGGCACCTTCGTGGAGCTGACCAACCTGGTCGGTGCGCTCGGCTTCCAGCAGACCGTGCAGACCCTGGGCGGGCACCGGCTCCTGTGCATCGACGAGTTCGAGCTCGACGACCCGGGCGACACCGTGCTCGTCTCCTCGCTGCTCAGCCGCCTCGTCGAGCAGGGCGTGGCGCTGGCCGCCACCTCCAACACCCTGCCCGGCAAGCTCGGCGAGGGCCGCTTCGCCTCCGCCGACTTCCTGCGCGAGATCCAGGGGCTCTCCGCCCACTTCCGGCCGCTGCGCATCGACGGCCAGGACTACCGCCACCGCGGCCTGCCCGAGGCCCCGGCGCCCTTCTCGGACGAGCAGGTGGCCAAGGCCGCCTACGCGACCCCCGGCGCGAGCCTGGACGACTTCCCCGGCCTCCTCGAGCACCTCGCCCGGGTCCACCCGAGCCGCTACGGGGCCCTGACCGACGGGATAGCGGCCGTCTGCCTCACCGACGTCGGCCCGGTCCCGGACCAGTCGACCGCGCTGCGCCTGGTCGTCCTCGCGGACCGCCTGTACGACCGCGAGATACCGGTGCTGGCGTCCGGGGTCCCCTTCGACAAGCTCTTCAGTGAAGAGATGCTGAACGGCGGCTACCGCAAGAAGTACTTCCGGGCCATCTCGCGGCTCACCGCGCTGGCACGCGACGCGAAGCCCCTGGTGTCCCAGTAG
- a CDS encoding OsmC family protein translates to MAATRNAHAVWEGDLFEGKGVVTLDSSGLGSYPVSWPARTDEEANGRTSPEELIAAAHSSCFNMAFSNGLAKAGHPPVKLTTSAAVTFVPGKGITGIHLTVEGEVPGLDDDAFVAAAEDAKKNCPVSQALTGTTITLSAKLA, encoded by the coding sequence ATGGCTGCCACACGCAACGCACACGCCGTCTGGGAAGGCGACCTGTTCGAAGGCAAGGGCGTCGTCACGCTCGACTCCTCCGGCCTCGGCAGCTACCCCGTCTCCTGGCCCGCCCGGACCGACGAGGAGGCGAACGGGCGCACCAGCCCGGAGGAGCTCATCGCCGCCGCGCACTCCAGCTGCTTCAACATGGCCTTCTCGAACGGTCTCGCGAAGGCCGGCCACCCGCCGGTGAAGCTGACCACCTCGGCCGCCGTCACCTTCGTGCCGGGCAAGGGCATCACCGGGATCCACCTCACCGTCGAGGGCGAGGTGCCGGGTCTGGACGACGACGCGTTCGTCGCCGCGGCCGAGGACGCCAAGAAGAACTGCCCGGTCAGCCAGGCCCTGACGGGTACGACGATCACCCTCAGCGCGAAGCTGGCCTGA